The proteins below come from a single Edaphobacter acidisoli genomic window:
- the pdxS gene encoding pyridoxal 5'-phosphate synthase lyase subunit PdxS produces the protein MTNTNGTGNFDTPSLRLKTGLAEMLKGGVIMDVMNVEQARIAEEAGAVSVMALERVPAMIRAEGGVARMANPRLIKQIMATVTIPVMAKARIGHFAEAQVLQEIGVDFIDESEVLTPADETYHIDKHAFTTPFVCGARNLGEALRRIAEGAAMIRTKGEPGTGDVVHAVQHMRQIVREIKALTTLGDEELYNAAKVHGAPYELVRMVAKNGKLPVPNFSAGGIATPADAALMMQLGAETVFVGSGIFMKERATPLDVENNPIEREEAVSRARAIVIATTHFNDPKIVAEASEQVTGTMKGLAAAAIEEAQLMQTRGW, from the coding sequence ATGACAAATACCAACGGCACCGGCAACTTCGACACCCCGTCTCTGCGGCTCAAAACCGGCCTGGCCGAGATGCTCAAGGGCGGCGTCATCATGGACGTCATGAACGTCGAGCAGGCCCGCATCGCCGAAGAGGCAGGCGCGGTCTCCGTCATGGCGCTCGAGCGCGTGCCCGCCATGATTCGCGCCGAGGGCGGCGTCGCCCGCATGGCGAACCCCAGGCTCATCAAGCAAATCATGGCCACCGTCACCATCCCCGTCATGGCCAAGGCCCGCATCGGCCACTTCGCCGAGGCGCAGGTCCTGCAGGAGATCGGCGTCGACTTCATCGACGAATCCGAGGTCCTCACCCCCGCCGACGAGACCTACCACATCGACAAGCACGCCTTCACGACGCCCTTCGTCTGCGGCGCGCGCAACCTCGGTGAAGCCCTCCGCCGCATCGCTGAAGGCGCAGCCATGATCCGCACCAAGGGCGAACCCGGCACCGGCGACGTCGTCCACGCCGTGCAGCACATGCGTCAGATTGTCCGCGAGATCAAAGCCCTCACCACGCTCGGCGACGAAGAGCTCTACAACGCTGCGAAGGTCCACGGCGCGCCGTACGAGCTCGTCCGCATGGTGGCCAAAAACGGCAAGCTGCCCGTGCCGAACTTCTCTGCCGGCGGCATCGCCACACCCGCCGACGCAGCTCTGATGATGCAGCTCGGCGCCGAAACAGTCTTCGTCGGCTCAGGCATCTTCATGAAGGAGCGCGCCACTCCGCTCGACGTCGAGAACAACCCGATCGAGCGCGAAGAGGCTGTCTCCCGCGCCCGCGCCATCGTCATCGCAACCACGCACTTCAACGATCCGAAGATCGTCGCCGAAGCCAGCGAGCAGGTCACAGGAACAATGAAGGGCCTTGCAGCCGCAGCCATCGAAGAAGCGCAGCTCATGCAGACGCGAGGCTGGTAA
- a CDS encoding PaaI family thioesterase, which translates to MSQPDNTRHVPDSLRTNPTIDERANHCFGCGPANPQGLHLVFTTDTSDPANITATCHFSLTRMHEGPPGYIHGGIVAALLDEAMSKLNRPLNVLAMTRHMEVDYLRPAPLHQPLVLVSRHLSRDGRKLYHQAEIQRPTGEVLARGKGLFIVLDEKLLAAAGLTQPEN; encoded by the coding sequence ATGAGCCAGCCTGACAACACGCGCCACGTCCCCGATTCCCTCCGCACCAACCCCACCATCGACGAGCGCGCCAACCACTGCTTCGGCTGCGGCCCGGCAAACCCGCAGGGCCTGCACCTGGTCTTCACCACCGACACCTCAGACCCCGCAAACATCACCGCAACCTGCCACTTCAGCCTCACCCGCATGCACGAAGGCCCTCCCGGCTACATTCACGGGGGCATCGTCGCTGCCCTGCTCGACGAAGCCATGAGCAAGCTCAATCGTCCACTCAACGTGCTTGCCATGACGCGCCACATGGAGGTCGATTACCTGCGCCCCGCGCCGCTCCACCAGCCGCTCGTGCTCGTCAGCCGCCACCTCTCACGCGACGGCCGCAAGCTCTACCACCAGGCCGAGATCCAGCGGCCGACCGGCGAAGTGCTTGCCCGCGGCAAAGGCCTCTTCATCGTGCTGGACGAAAAGCTCCTCGCCGCCGCCGGTCTCACGCAGCCCGAAAACTAA
- a CDS encoding RecQ family ATP-dependent DNA helicase encodes MDLASLLHQTFGFDSFRANQEAVCRAATEGRDVLLVMPTGAGKSLCYQLPAIARGGTALVISPLIALMDDQATKLSALGLRVGRIHSGLSRDDARQTCRDYLDGTLQFLFIAPERLRVPGFPEMLAKRKPALIAIDEAHCISAWGHDFRPDYRTLGDHLPNLRPAPVIALTATATPTVQLDIVAQLRLDNPSLFIHGFRRHNLAVEVVEMSKPRRNEFTIKLLADSANRPAIVYAPSRKAAEELASQLGGSAAAYHAGLDPATRERVQRHFLSGQLEVVVATIAFGMGIDKPNVRTVVHAALPGSVEQYYQEIGRAGRDGQPSRTILLHSFADRKMHEFFLERDYPQPSELTRVATVLTPDFQMPEILRQKLTMDVETFDIVVGKLVAQNAAALDIAGNVRSATTTNWRSGYESQLAFRRSQIELMAAFAETPRCRMSALVQHFGDTADGLRPCGKCDFCSPERAAAQTFRTPTAHEASQLRAILEALATRSQSTGKLHTTLALGVDRKQFDAYLDALTRAGLVIITPDTFTNAEGATITYKRAALTHEGQMLGPSDPLAVMLKDVQDGANEKKARSRSGKNSAKKAASSVDSAQLTPEQRELETTLRAWRKSEAAKTGKPAFIVLSDAVLLNIAAAQPRTIPELLRISGIGPEKADRYGAEICALSNGQQVSTNFVDTSANEARPMGMKTKTTPKPLVRAREDHAHEEHPGVAAETFHRPRHDAPDPSESLTPEQQTLYQRLRDWRKSESEKLGLPLFFVLASTTLRSIVLARPQTMAQLRTIQGLAHDKLEKFGPGILKVCTT; translated from the coding sequence ATGGACCTCGCTTCCCTACTCCACCAGACCTTCGGCTTCGACTCCTTCCGGGCCAACCAGGAAGCCGTCTGCCGCGCTGCCACCGAAGGCCGCGACGTGCTGCTGGTCATGCCCACCGGAGCGGGAAAGTCTCTCTGCTACCAGCTCCCCGCCATCGCGCGCGGAGGCACCGCGCTCGTCATCAGCCCGCTCATCGCGCTCATGGACGACCAGGCCACCAAGCTCTCCGCGCTCGGCCTGCGCGTCGGCCGCATCCACTCCGGCCTCTCACGCGACGACGCCCGCCAGACCTGTCGCGACTATCTCGACGGCACGCTGCAATTCCTCTTCATCGCGCCCGAGCGTCTCCGCGTCCCCGGCTTTCCTGAGATGCTCGCCAAACGCAAGCCCGCGCTCATTGCCATCGACGAGGCGCACTGCATCTCAGCCTGGGGCCACGACTTTCGCCCCGACTACCGCACCCTCGGCGACCATCTCCCCAATCTGCGCCCCGCGCCCGTTATCGCGCTCACCGCAACGGCAACGCCCACCGTTCAGCTGGACATCGTCGCGCAACTCCGGCTCGACAACCCCTCGCTCTTCATCCACGGCTTCCGTCGCCACAACCTCGCTGTCGAAGTCGTCGAGATGTCGAAGCCACGCCGCAATGAGTTCACCATCAAGCTGCTCGCGGATAGCGCGAACCGCCCAGCCATCGTCTACGCGCCCAGTCGCAAAGCCGCGGAAGAGCTTGCGTCACAACTCGGCGGCAGCGCAGCCGCGTATCACGCAGGACTCGACCCCGCCACGCGCGAGCGCGTTCAGCGCCACTTCCTCTCAGGCCAACTCGAAGTCGTCGTCGCTACTATCGCCTTCGGCATGGGCATCGACAAGCCCAACGTCCGCACCGTCGTCCACGCCGCGCTGCCCGGTTCAGTCGAACAGTACTACCAGGAGATCGGCCGCGCCGGACGCGACGGCCAGCCCAGCCGCACCATCCTGCTGCACTCCTTCGCCGACCGCAAGATGCACGAGTTCTTCCTCGAACGCGACTACCCGCAGCCGTCCGAGCTGACGCGCGTCGCCACCGTGCTCACGCCCGATTTCCAGATGCCTGAGATTCTTCGGCAAAAATTGACGATGGACGTCGAGACCTTCGACATCGTCGTCGGCAAGCTGGTCGCGCAGAACGCCGCCGCGCTCGACATCGCCGGCAACGTGCGCAGTGCCACCACCACCAACTGGCGCAGCGGCTACGAGTCGCAGCTCGCCTTCCGCCGCAGCCAGATCGAGCTGATGGCCGCCTTCGCCGAGACGCCGCGATGCCGCATGTCCGCGCTCGTCCAACACTTCGGCGACACCGCCGACGGCCTACGTCCCTGCGGCAAATGCGACTTCTGTTCGCCCGAACGCGCCGCCGCGCAAACCTTCCGCACGCCCACCGCGCACGAAGCCAGCCAGCTTCGCGCAATCCTTGAAGCCCTTGCAACAAGGTCGCAATCCACAGGCAAGCTGCACACGACGCTCGCGCTCGGTGTAGACCGCAAACAATTCGACGCGTACCTCGACGCCCTCACCCGCGCCGGCCTCGTCATCATCACACCCGACACCTTCACCAACGCCGAAGGCGCGACCATCACCTACAAACGCGCCGCCCTGACGCACGAAGGACAGATGCTCGGCCCATCCGATCCGCTCGCCGTCATGCTGAAAGATGTTCAAGACGGAGCGAATGAGAAGAAAGCCAGATCGCGCAGCGGCAAAAACTCCGCGAAGAAAGCAGCCAGCTCCGTCGACTCCGCGCAACTGACACCAGAGCAGCGCGAGCTGGAAACCACCCTCCGCGCATGGCGCAAATCCGAAGCGGCAAAGACCGGCAAGCCCGCCTTCATCGTGCTGTCCGATGCGGTCCTGCTGAATATCGCCGCGGCCCAACCCCGTACCATCCCCGAGCTGCTCCGCATCTCCGGCATCGGCCCGGAGAAAGCCGACCGCTATGGCGCTGAAATCTGCGCACTTTCGAACGGCCAGCAAGTTTCCACAAATTTCGTTGATACCTCCGCGAACGAAGCGCGTCCAATGGGCATGAAGACGAAGACCACCCCGAAGCCCCTTGTTCGCGCCCGGGAAGATCACGCTCACGAGGAGCACCCTGGCGTTGCCGCTGAGACCTTCCATCGGCCGCGCCACGACGCGCCCGACCCGTCGGAGTCTCTCACCCCCGAACAGCAAACGCTCTACCAGCGCCTCCGCGACTGGCGCAAATCTGAGTCGGAAAAGCTCGGCCTGCCGCTGTTTTTCGTGCTGGCCTCGACCACACTGCGCAGCATCGTGCTCGCACGCCCGCAGACGATGGCCCAGCTCAGAACCATCCAAGGGCTCGCCCACGACAAGCTGGAAAAGTTCGGCCCCGGCATCCTCAAGGTCTGCACCACCTAG
- a CDS encoding glycosyltransferase family 39 protein: MTVPSKTASRITIPLALLVVLILQLAHTSRANSVTWDEAHHLFDGYNIWTHHDYGLNPEVPPFAKLVAAAPLLPMHLFVPTVQDRSEQTEAFLDGKDFLFRNDANKLLFIARMTMAIFTVVLAVTIFAAGTEMLGPIAGLVALAFFVFDPNILAHGALVTTDVPIACCIFLALYLYYRYTRRPTLTRLLLVGLVTGLAMATKFTGLLVLPMLFLVAIAESVYGRDWRILIRRALAIIAVAFISYIVLWAFYGFRYNARPAGRELNPPLADYLKQVPDPHDSAHMALLARHHILPEAYIFGLANTKITEFADTSYFFGRIYRHGTRLYFPAALLIKSTLPFLILFAVGLALLIAGRLKRGLKPFILLAPPAFYFVVAMHSTMDIGYRHLLIIFPFLYIFIAAAAVVLMQMNRRWTFAIAALLLWQGVTSARVSPAYMAYANEAWGGPSHLHNYLGDANTDWGQQLKAAHQYLASHNIKDCWLAYFADGVVDTAYYGIPCKRLPTVETTAWLNLPMNVPPEIDGPILISDGVLAGIDYGDGALNPYEQFRELKPTAAIDYGLFVYDGHFKIPLASALVHATKAQHLLWGGNPGDALVEAQQAVALAPDSASVQTVLGDVLSKLNRPDEARQHYEQALNLTQTIKPELQTSLAAEVKGKLATLPTAEARTP, translated from the coding sequence ATGACAGTCCCGTCGAAGACAGCCAGCAGAATCACCATTCCTCTCGCACTGCTCGTAGTACTGATTCTTCAACTCGCCCATACCAGCCGAGCAAACTCCGTCACATGGGACGAAGCGCACCACCTCTTCGACGGCTACAACATCTGGACGCATCACGACTACGGCCTCAACCCCGAAGTCCCACCCTTCGCCAAGCTCGTCGCCGCAGCGCCGCTGCTGCCCATGCACCTGTTCGTACCCACCGTGCAGGATCGCTCCGAGCAGACTGAAGCCTTCTTGGACGGCAAGGACTTCCTCTTCCGCAACGACGCCAACAAGCTACTGTTCATCGCGCGTATGACCATGGCGATCTTCACCGTCGTGCTCGCCGTGACCATTTTCGCCGCCGGCACAGAGATGTTAGGCCCCATCGCCGGCCTTGTCGCGCTTGCGTTCTTCGTCTTCGACCCCAACATCCTCGCACACGGCGCGCTCGTCACTACCGACGTCCCTATCGCCTGCTGCATCTTCCTCGCACTGTACCTCTACTATCGCTATACCAGGCGCCCCACGCTCACGCGCTTGCTGCTCGTAGGACTCGTCACCGGCCTCGCCATGGCCACGAAGTTCACCGGACTGCTCGTCCTGCCAATGCTATTTCTGGTCGCGATTGCCGAATCCGTCTACGGGCGCGACTGGCGCATTCTCATCCGCCGCGCACTCGCCATCATTGCCGTCGCGTTCATCTCGTACATCGTCCTCTGGGCGTTCTACGGCTTCCGGTACAACGCGCGTCCAGCAGGCCGTGAACTCAATCCCCCACTTGCCGACTATCTCAAACAAGTTCCCGACCCGCACGACAGCGCGCACATGGCCTTGCTTGCCCGCCACCACATCCTGCCGGAGGCCTACATCTTCGGTCTCGCCAACACCAAAATCACCGAGTTCGCCGACACCAGCTACTTCTTCGGGCGCATCTACCGCCACGGAACGCGCCTCTACTTCCCTGCCGCGTTGCTGATTAAATCCACGCTGCCATTCCTCATCCTCTTTGCCGTCGGGCTTGCGCTGCTTATTGCAGGCCGCCTCAAACGCGGTCTCAAACCATTCATCCTTCTCGCCCCGCCCGCGTTCTATTTCGTCGTAGCGATGCACTCCACCATGGACATCGGTTACCGGCACCTGCTCATCATCTTTCCATTCCTCTACATCTTCATCGCCGCCGCGGCCGTCGTGCTGATGCAGATGAACCGCCGCTGGACCTTCGCCATCGCCGCACTGCTCCTGTGGCAGGGCGTCACCTCCGCGCGCGTCTCGCCTGCCTACATGGCCTATGCGAACGAAGCCTGGGGCGGCCCATCGCATCTGCACAACTATCTCGGCGACGCCAACACCGACTGGGGTCAGCAGCTCAAAGCCGCACACCAATACCTCGCAAGCCACAACATCAAAGACTGCTGGCTCGCCTACTTTGCTGACGGCGTCGTCGACACTGCCTACTATGGCATCCCTTGCAAGCGTCTGCCCACAGTCGAGACCACCGCATGGCTCAACCTGCCGATGAACGTTCCACCTGAGATCGACGGCCCCATTCTCATCAGCGACGGCGTGCTCGCCGGCATCGACTACGGCGACGGCGCGCTCAACCCGTACGAGCAATTCCGCGAGCTCAAGCCCACCGCAGCCATCGACTACGGCCTCTTCGTCTACGACGGACACTTCAAAATCCCACTCGCCTCCGCGCTTGTCCACGCAACGAAGGCACAACATCTTCTTTGGGGCGGAAATCCTGGCGATGCCCTTGTTGAAGCGCAGCAAGCTGTAGCGCTTGCGCCAGACTCAGCCTCCGTCCAGACAGTGCTCGGCGATGTGCTCAGCAAACTCAATCGCCCTGATGAAGCGCGCCAACACTACGAACAGGCGCTCAACCTCACACAGACAATCAAGCCCGAGTTACAGACCTCGCTTGCCGCAGAGGTCAAAGGCAAGCTGGCCACACTGCCAACCGCCGAGGCACGGACACCGTAA